The following are encoded together in the Heterodontus francisci isolate sHetFra1 chromosome 41, sHetFra1.hap1, whole genome shotgun sequence genome:
- the LOC137353555 gene encoding ferritin heavy chain, oocyte isoform-like, protein MASQVHQNFHKDCEDAVNKQINLELYSSYVYISMSYYFDRDDVALRHFAEFFKEQSHEEREHAEKLMKFQNKRGGRIILADIKKPEQDEWSNGLEAMQRALQMEKDVNQSLLDLHKLSTGNTDPHLCDFLETHYLDEQVKMIKKLGDHITNLKRLGAPDNGMGEYLFDKHTLS, encoded by the exons ATGGCCTCTCAAGTGCATCAgaatttccacaaggactgtgaagaTGCTGTTAACAAGCAAATCAACCTGGAGCTCTATTCCTCCTATGTTTATATTTCCATG TCCTATTACTTTGACAGGGATGATGTTGCCCTGCgtcactttgctgagttcttcaaAGAGCAGTCACATGAGGAACGGGAGCACGCTGAGAAACTGATGAAATTCCAGAATAAACGTGGAGGCCGAATCATCTTGGCAGACATCAAG AAGCCAGAGcaggatgagtggagcaatggtctggaggcaatgcagagagctCTGCAGATGGAGAAGGATGTGAACCAGAGTCTGCTGGATCTGCACAAACTCTCCACTGGCAACACTGACCCTCAT CTGtgtgacttcctggagactcactacttggatgagcaagtgaagatgatcaagaagcttggcgatcacatcaccaacctgaagagactgggagcccctgacaatggcatgggagagtacctgtttgacaaACACACGCTGAGTTGA